Sequence from the Thermoanaerobaculia bacterium genome:
TCGAGCACGAGCAGTACGTCCTCGCCGGCCGGGCGCGGATGACGGTCGGCGACGCGGTCCACGAGGTCGCGGCCGGCAACACCCTCTACATCCCGGCCGGCATGCCGCACTCCTACACCGTCCTCGAGGCGCCGTTCGAGTTCCTCTGCGTCGTCCCGAACTCGCCCGACAGGATCGAGATTCTCGAACCGTCTTGCTGAACCCCACCGCGCAGGTGCGTCCGTTCACGCTGCTCGCCCTGCTCACCCTGCTGGCCATCGCCGGAGGGACCTCCGGCTGCCGGGCGCCGGCGCCGCCGGAGGTCCCGGAGACGCTCGAGCGCGTCGAACTGGTGGAGTTCGCCTCCGCCCTGCGGGTCGCGCGCGAAACCACGGCGGTCGACATCGGCGAACCGGCGGCGTGGCCGCACCTGCGCGAAGGGTGGGGGGCGCCCGAGAAGAGCGGGACGACGAGCTTCGCCTGGGGCATGGGAGCGGTTTCGC
This genomic interval carries:
- a CDS encoding cupin domain-containing protein; its protein translation is MSAELPTAAVKRAEEVEKKIVAAGTATEVQVLVGPGDGAPNFALRRFIMGEGGGMPLHTNLVEHEQYVLAGRARMTVGDAVHEVAAGNTLYIPAGMPHSYTVLEAPFEFLCVVPNSPDRIEILEPSC